A region of Sulfitobacter faviae DNA encodes the following proteins:
- a CDS encoding aldo/keto reductase, whose translation MTQMLTSLDGTPASRLAFGTMQFGGRADAAASRAMFDACIEAGITHFDTAHVYTDGASERLLGQFVQDRRESLIIATKAAYTGGAGRANILASAETSRQRMQLDTLDVLYLHRFDPDTPLTESFAALADLQQQGHIRQVGLSNFAAWQVVKAAHIAADFGLEIAVIQPMYNLVKRQAEVEILPMAHDLDIMVAPYSPLGGGLLTGKYAKGGTGRLSEDDRYAARYGQERMHGAAAGLAALARDLGTPPATLAVAWAAAHPTKPTPIISARSLAQLEPSLAALTYLITPQTYAAISALSPTPPPATDRLEEQA comes from the coding sequence ATGACACAGATGCTCACCAGCCTTGATGGCACCCCCGCCAGCCGCCTCGCCTTCGGCACCATGCAGTTCGGCGGGCGCGCCGATGCGGCAGCCTCCCGCGCCATGTTCGACGCCTGTATCGAGGCCGGGATCACCCATTTCGACACGGCCCATGTCTATACCGACGGGGCGTCAGAGCGGCTGTTGGGCCAGTTCGTCCAAGACCGCCGCGAAAGCCTGATCATCGCCACCAAAGCCGCCTATACCGGCGGCGCGGGCCGGGCCAATATCCTCGCCTCTGCCGAGACATCCCGCCAGCGGATGCAGCTTGATACGCTTGATGTGCTCTACCTCCACCGCTTCGATCCCGACACCCCGCTGACCGAAAGCTTCGCCGCGCTGGCCGACCTGCAACAACAGGGCCATATCCGCCAAGTGGGCCTGTCGAACTTCGCCGCATGGCAGGTCGTCAAAGCCGCCCATATCGCCGCCGACTTCGGGCTTGAGATCGCGGTGATCCAACCGATGTACAACCTCGTCAAACGTCAGGCCGAGGTCGAGATCCTGCCGATGGCGCATGACCTCGACATAATGGTCGCCCCCTACTCCCCACTGGGTGGCGGGCTGTTGACCGGAAAATACGCCAAGGGCGGCACTGGCCGCCTGAGCGAGGATGACCGCTATGCCGCCCGCTACGGGCAAGAGAGGATGCACGGCGCCGCTGCCGGTCTTGCCGCCCTCGCGCGGGATCTCGGCACCCCTCCCGCAACCCTCGCCGTGGCCTGGGCGGCGGCCCATCCGACGAAGCCGACGCCGATCATCTCGGCCCGCTCCTTGGCCCAACTAGAGCCGTCGCTCGCCGCGCTGACCTACCTAATAACGCCGCAGACCTACGCCGCCATCTCGGCCCTGTCGCCCACACCGCCCCCGGCCACCGACCGGCTGGAAGAGCAGGCATGA
- a CDS encoding DUF938 domain-containing protein, giving the protein MSRLPPNASVAEEAGGDRLFAPAAARNLDALCDLLATHAPPRGRALEIASGTGQHVVGFAKRLPGLRWQPSDIDTARRASINAYAAEAALRNIAPALPLDATAPGWAGEHGPFDLIMLANLLHLISTSATRCLIEEAAAALAPGGTLILYGPFKRDGQTTSPGDTRFDAQLRAADPAIGYKDNTEMARWLSDAALSPIDEVDMPANNLAFIARKPSP; this is encoded by the coding sequence ATGAGCCGCCTGCCCCCCAACGCCAGCGTCGCCGAAGAGGCAGGCGGCGACCGCCTCTTCGCCCCCGCCGCCGCGCGCAATCTCGACGCGCTTTGCGACCTGCTGGCCACCCACGCCCCGCCCCGGGGCCGTGCGCTGGAAATCGCCAGCGGGACCGGCCAGCATGTCGTGGGCTTCGCCAAACGCCTGCCGGGCCTTAGATGGCAACCCAGCGACATCGACACCGCCCGCCGCGCCAGCATCAACGCCTATGCAGCCGAGGCCGCTTTGCGCAATATCGCCCCCGCCCTGCCGCTCGACGCGACCGCGCCCGGCTGGGCGGGCGAACATGGCCCCTTCGACCTGATCATGCTGGCCAATCTGCTGCATCTGATCTCGACCTCCGCCACCCGGTGCCTGATCGAAGAGGCCGCCGCAGCCCTCGCCCCCGGCGGCACGCTGATCCTCTACGGCCCGTTCAAACGCGACGGCCAAACCACCTCCCCCGGCGATACCCGCTTTGACGCACAACTGCGCGCCGCCGACCCCGCGATCGGCTATAAAGACAATACCGAGATGGCCCGCTGGCTCAGCGATGCAGCCCTCAGCCCGATCGACGAAGTGGACATGCCCGCCAACAACCTCGCCTTCATCGCCAGAAAGCCCAGCCCATGA
- a CDS encoding glycoside hydrolase family 25 protein, with translation MILRRALILSLLALAACGSPGSPPPAPPGVLFPAAFGDSDPVSFKGRTPAAYPVHGIDVARFQNDIDWNTARRAGVNFAFIKATEGGDLKDINFDSHWQGAGHAAVKRGAYHFYYFCTPPEDQARWFIRNVPKTGGMLPPVLDMEWNPFSPTCAHVRPPAADVRDQMRRWLRVVEAHYGQRPIIYTTPKFYRENNLSRFRGYDFWLRTTAKTPAETYPGQTWRFWQYSATGIVPGIDGDVDLNAFSGSRADWQNWLATRALR, from the coding sequence ATGATCCTCCGCCGCGCCTTGATCCTGTCGCTCCTCGCCCTCGCCGCCTGCGGCTCCCCCGGCAGCCCGCCCCCGGCCCCGCCCGGCGTGCTCTTCCCCGCTGCCTTCGGCGACAGCGATCCGGTGAGTTTCAAAGGCCGCACCCCCGCCGCCTACCCCGTGCACGGCATCGACGTGGCCCGTTTCCAAAACGATATCGACTGGAACACCGCCCGACGCGCGGGCGTGAACTTCGCCTTCATCAAAGCCACCGAAGGCGGCGACCTCAAAGACATTAACTTCGACAGCCACTGGCAAGGCGCGGGCCACGCCGCCGTGAAACGCGGCGCCTATCATTTCTACTATTTCTGCACCCCGCCCGAGGATCAGGCCCGCTGGTTCATCCGCAACGTGCCCAAGACAGGCGGCATGCTGCCTCCAGTGCTCGATATGGAATGGAACCCCTTCTCCCCCACCTGCGCCCATGTCCGCCCGCCCGCCGCCGACGTCCGCGATCAAATGCGCCGCTGGCTGCGCGTGGTCGAGGCCCATTACGGCCAACGCCCCATCATCTACACCACACCCAAATTCTACCGTGAGAACAACCTTAGCCGCTTCCGGGGGTACGACTTCTGGCTGCGCACCACCGCCAAAACCCCAGCCGAAACCTACCCCGGCCAAACATGGCGCTTCTGGCAATACAGCGCCACGGGCATCGTCCCCGGCATCGACGGCGACGTGGACCTCAACGCCTTCTCAGGCAGCCGCGCCGACTGGCAAAACTGGCTCGCCACCCGCGCCCTGCGCTAA